In one Myotis daubentonii chromosome 1, mMyoDau2.1, whole genome shotgun sequence genomic region, the following are encoded:
- the LOC132240673 gene encoding protein SET-like has translation MAPNRQSSLPPQAQAKKPKVPPALKPKPEKKPAPPDVPKGEKKQQEAIEHIDEVQNEIDRLNEQASEEILKVEQKYNKLRQPFFQKRSELITKIPNFWVTTFVNHPQVSALLGEEDEEALHYLTRVEVTEFEDIKSGYRIDFYFDENPYFENKVLSKEFHLNESGDPSSKSTEIKWKSGKDLMKRSSQTQNKASRKRQHEEPESFFTWFTDHSDAGADELGEVIKDDIWPNPLQYYLVPDMDDEEGEGEEDDDDDEEEEEEEGLEDIDDEGDEDEGEEDEDDDEGEEGEEDGEDD, from the coding sequence ATGGCCCCCAATCGCCAGTCCTCGCTCCCACCGCAAGCGCAAGCGAAGAAACCCAAAGTGCCTCCAGCCCTGAAGCCGAAGCCGGAGAAGAAGCCGGCCCCTCCAGACGTGcccaagggagaaaaaaaacagcaAGAAGCGATTGAACATATTGATGaagtacaaaatgaaatagaCAGACTTAATGAACAAGCCAGTGAGGAGATTTTGAAAGTAGAACAGAAATATAACAAACTCCGCCAACCATTTTTTCAGAAGAGGTCAGAATTGATCACCAAAATCCCAAATTTTTGGGTAACAACATTTGTCAACCATCCACAAGTGTCTGCACTGCTtggggaagaggatgaagaggCGCTGCATTATTTGACAAGAGTTGAAGTGACAGAATTTGAAGATATTAAATCAGGTTAcagaatagatttttattttgatgaaaatccTTACTTCGAAAATAAAGTTCTCTCCAAAGAGTTTCATCTGAATGAGAGTGGTGATCCATCCTCAAAGTCTACTGAAATCAAATGGAAATCTGGAAAGGATTTGATGAAACGTTCAAGTCAAACACAGAATAAAGCCAGCAGGAAGAGACAGCATGAGGAACCAGAAAGCTTCTTTACCTGGTTCACTGACCATTCTGATGCAGGTGCAGATGAGTTGGGAGAAGTCATCAAAGATGACATTTGGCCAAATCCATTACAGTACTACTTGGTTCCTGACATGGATGatgaagaaggggaaggagaagaagatgatgatgatgatgaagaagaagaagaagaggaagggttGGAAGATATTGATGACGAAGGGGATGAGGATGAAGGCgaagaagatgaagatgatgatgagggggaagaaggagaggaagatggaGAAGATGACTAA